A genomic region of Haladaptatus sp. R4 contains the following coding sequences:
- a CDS encoding glycosyltransferase family 39 protein, with protein MSSETTDTSLSDRLSSFADETPMEKVALLGILCLSAFLNLYRVSDEGYANLYYAAAVKNMLTSWHNFFFVSFDAGFVTVDKPPLGLWIQTASAWLFGFHGWSLILPQAIACVLSIALLYRIVGRTFGSRAGLAAALTMALTAVVIPTSRNNTADMLVVLAVLGGAYFVLRAAETGRRRWLFASAAAVGLGFNIKMMEAYLVLPAFYLVYLLGAEVSIRRRITDLVLSTGVLFVVSFAWATVVALTPASQRPYIGSTDNNSIFSLIFGYNGIERLTGMGGGGIGGSSSSGGFGGGGGGFSHGAIGPLRLFNGELAGQIGWLLPVAVVALVLLVYRQRGQWPFDGRSRSVVLWGMWFLTAATFFSVAGFFHLYYLVMLAPPVAALVGIGLVELWDEYWNTDSSTLLGWLLPATLLGTAAVQAYILSRYPSYSQTLTPVIVGGVVIVAAALVVGRVRRRTDRRWRSAMGTATALGLVVLLVAPTVWGSMSIASGTNVSIPSAGPSSSAFGGGGPSGTGNGSPPSGFGGNASFDNGTAGNGSQFGGPSNASGFPGGGGASGSGFGGVNSEANTALLSYLEAHQGNATYLVAADSGANSIAPLMLNSDEPIISLGGFGGSDPVMTKSELASLVRSGELKYVLVGGRMGGGAGDNAPSETNGSYGSQSAANGQYSSNGPNGGNASSGAMNFGDSQQNGVSQWVENSCTVVSSDEYQSSDGNQSGSAGTLYNCTSAVNN; from the coding sequence ATGAGTAGCGAAACGACGGACACCTCGCTCTCCGACCGGCTCTCGTCGTTCGCCGACGAGACGCCGATGGAGAAAGTCGCGCTGCTCGGCATCCTCTGTCTGTCGGCGTTTTTGAACCTGTATCGCGTTTCGGACGAGGGATACGCCAACCTCTACTACGCGGCAGCCGTGAAAAACATGCTCACGAGTTGGCACAATTTCTTCTTCGTCTCGTTCGATGCCGGGTTCGTCACCGTCGATAAACCCCCGCTCGGCCTGTGGATTCAGACGGCAAGCGCGTGGCTGTTCGGGTTCCACGGCTGGAGTCTGATACTTCCGCAAGCGATCGCGTGCGTGCTGTCGATCGCACTGCTGTATCGAATCGTCGGCCGGACGTTCGGCTCACGTGCGGGACTGGCCGCCGCGCTGACGATGGCGCTGACGGCCGTCGTCATCCCGACGAGTCGAAACAACACCGCCGACATGCTCGTCGTCCTCGCCGTACTCGGCGGGGCGTACTTCGTGCTCCGCGCGGCCGAAACCGGTCGCCGACGGTGGCTCTTCGCCTCCGCGGCCGCGGTCGGTCTCGGCTTCAACATCAAGATGATGGAGGCCTACCTCGTGCTCCCGGCGTTCTACCTCGTCTACCTGCTCGGCGCGGAGGTGTCCATACGGCGACGCATCACCGACCTCGTGCTCTCGACGGGCGTCCTGTTCGTCGTCTCGTTCGCGTGGGCCACCGTCGTTGCGCTGACCCCGGCCAGTCAGCGTCCCTATATCGGATCGACCGACAACAACTCCATCTTCAGCCTGATTTTCGGCTACAACGGTATCGAACGCCTCACCGGAATGGGTGGCGGCGGCATCGGTGGCAGCAGTAGCAGTGGTGGATTCGGCGGCGGTGGCGGCGGTTTCAGTCACGGTGCCATCGGCCCGCTTCGGCTGTTCAACGGGGAACTCGCCGGGCAAATCGGCTGGTTGCTGCCGGTGGCAGTCGTCGCGCTGGTACTGCTCGTCTACCGACAGCGCGGTCAGTGGCCGTTCGACGGTCGGAGTCGGTCGGTCGTTCTGTGGGGGATGTGGTTCCTCACGGCCGCGACGTTCTTCAGCGTCGCCGGGTTCTTCCACCTCTACTACCTCGTCATGTTGGCCCCGCCCGTCGCCGCGTTGGTCGGCATCGGGCTGGTCGAGTTATGGGACGAGTACTGGAACACCGATTCGAGCACCCTCCTCGGATGGCTACTGCCAGCGACGCTGCTCGGGACCGCGGCCGTTCAGGCGTACATTCTGTCGCGGTACCCCTCCTACAGCCAAACGCTCACCCCCGTCATCGTGGGTGGTGTCGTCATCGTCGCGGCGGCGCTCGTGGTCGGACGGGTTCGCCGACGAACCGACCGTCGTTGGCGGTCAGCGATGGGAACCGCGACGGCACTCGGTCTCGTCGTCCTTCTCGTCGCGCCGACGGTTTGGGGGTCCATGTCCATCGCGTCGGGGACGAACGTCTCTATCCCCTCGGCGGGTCCGTCGTCCAGTGCGTTCGGCGGCGGCGGGCCGAGTGGAACGGGCAACGGTTCTCCCCCGTCCGGATTCGGCGGGAACGCCTCGTTCGACAACGGTACAGCCGGAAACGGCAGTCAGTTCGGGGGACCGTCGAACGCCTCCGGATTCCCCGGTGGGGGCGGTGCATCCGGTTCGGGATTCGGCGGTGTAAACAGCGAGGCGAACACCGCGTTACTGTCGTATTTGGAAGCTCACCAGGGTAACGCAACGTATCTGGTGGCCGCGGATTCGGGAGCGAACAGCATCGCCCCCTTGATGCTGAACAGCGACGAACCCATCATCTCGCTCGGCGGGTTCGGCGGGAGCGACCCCGTCATGACCAAGAGCGAACTCGCCTCGCTCGTTCGGAGCGGCGAACTCAAATACGTCCTCGTCGGCGGTCGAATGGGCGGCGGTGCAGGTGATAACGCTCCATCGGAAACGAACGGCTCGTACGGGTCCCAATCCGCAGCCAACGGCCAGTATTCGTCGAACGGTCCGAACGGCGGGAACGCGAGCTCCGGAGCGATGAACTTCGGCGATAGCCAGCAAAACGGGGTGTCCCAGTGGGTCGAAAACAGCTGTACCGTCGTTTCCAGCGACGAGTACCAGTCGTCCGACGGCAACCAGTCGGGGTCCGCGGGCACCCTCTACAACTGCACCAGTGCGGTGAACAACTGA
- a CDS encoding winged helix-turn-helix domain-containing protein has protein sequence MRQLLWWLIGGTQGGKNRLRIVRSLNRRPMNTNQLSNELDLNYKTVQHHLEMLEENDVLTTTGDEYGKMYFLTDRMESNLDLLDEIAEQASLDDD, from the coding sequence ATGAGACAGCTACTGTGGTGGCTCATCGGCGGGACGCAGGGCGGTAAAAACCGATTGCGTATCGTCCGGTCGCTGAACCGACGCCCGATGAACACGAACCAACTCTCCAACGAACTGGACCTGAACTACAAAACCGTCCAACACCACCTCGAAATGCTCGAAGAAAACGACGTGCTCACCACGACGGGTGACGAGTACGGGAAGATGTACTTCCTGACCGACCGGATGGAATCGAACCTCGACCTGCTCGATGAAATCGCCGAACAAGCATCCCTCGACGATGACTGA